The following proteins are co-located in the Eleginops maclovinus isolate JMC-PN-2008 ecotype Puerto Natales chromosome 23, JC_Emac_rtc_rv5, whole genome shotgun sequence genome:
- the LOC134859335 gene encoding myb/SANT-like DNA-binding domain-containing protein 4, with protein MARSPYFTEEECEIIMRSYEEYKPTLAAKSNTAAANKARLGCWQQITDRVNSGTSSAKRTWQQVKMKYENIIQNANKKKVEIRRTGGGRAPDSFTLAEELALANNSGRVMMDGVAGVQSNPGAAEMSTLYVQVEGGNITTLQPPGCIHPLTQDDDDDDDDDDDETLTAPSDTHMQEDLEELSPPEASLPGTSQSDKATVDNVRSLYKKVLELDRTKKRLEIRKLELEIEKLEHEKKVLSYHSINI; from the exons ATGGCGCGCTCTCCctatttcacagaagaggaatgcgagatcataatgaggagttatgaagagtataaaccgaccctggctgctaaatccaacaccgCGGCAGCAAACAAGGCGCGACTGGGGTGTTGGCAGCAAATTACAGACCGCGTAAATTc AGGTACCAGCAGCGCCAAACGGACCTGGCAGCAGGTGAAGATGAAGTACGaaaacatcattcagaatg ccaacaaaaagaaggtagaaataaggcgcacaggaggagggagggcaccaGACTCCTTTACTCTTGCTGAAGAGTTGGCCCTAGCCAACAACAGTGGCAGGGTGATGATGGATGGGGTGGCAGGGGTACAGTCTAACCCTGGggcagctgaaatgtccaccctctatGTGCAAG TCgagggtggaaacatcacaacCCTGCAGCCACCAGGATGCATTCATCCTCTGACACAG gatgatgatgatgatgatgatgatgatgatgacgagacCCTCACAGCcccctccgacacacacatgcag gaggacttggaggagctttcccctcctgaagcctccctcccagggacctcacagtcagacaaa GCCACAGTGGACAATGTCCGCAGTTTATACAAGAAAGTGCTGGAGCTAGACCGCACAAAGAAGAGGCTGGAGATCAGAAAGCTGGAATTAGAAATTGAAAAGCTGGAACATGAGAAGAAGGTATTGTCTTATCACTCCATTAATATATAG
- the LOC134859334 gene encoding putative nuclease HARBI1: MPAYLDDPYDIGAQIVRGSLRRARVFRDRQNPLAYPDDVLHERYRFSAEGIRYLCQLLEADVSNVTRRSQALTIEQMLCLSLRYFASGQYMYSIGDAENLSKNTVCRVIRKVVLALTKLVDAFVVFPGHLPARQIKEGFYAIAGFPRVIGAIDCTHIPISAPLGEHERDFVNRKSKHTINVQMTCDHHYMITSLDARWPGSVHDSRIFRESSLSDRFHQGQFDGILLGDRGYACMKFLITPFPDPQTRQQRSFNHAHSVTRARIEMTFGILKARFACLKVLRVKPDRACQTIAACVVLQNVATIRKERVPPHDPPPPPDITDPITLDHPTGRAVRDAITNQFFQ; this comes from the exons ATGCCAGCATACCTGGACGATCCGTACGATATAGGCGCGCAGATTGTGAGGGGCTCTCTTCGGAGGGCGAGGGTATTTAGAGACCGCCAGAATCCGCTGGCGTACCCGGACGATGTTCTCCATGAAAGATATAGATTCTCAGCTGAGGGAATTCGTTACCTATGCCAGCTGCTCGAGGCGGACGTCTCTAATGTAACCCGCCGAAGTCAGGCCCTCACAATCgagcaaatgttatgtctttcattgCGCTATTTCGCCAGcggacaatatatgtattccatCGGTGATGCTGAAAACCTGAGTAAGAACACTGTATGCCGGGTGATACGGAAGGTGGTACTTGCTCTCACTAAActggtggatgcatttgttgtattcccTGGCCATTTGCCTGCACGTCAGATAAAAGAAGGGTTCTATGCAATCGCTG GTTTCCCAAGAGTAATTGGAGCCATTGATTGTACGCACATTCCTATCAGTGCACCCCTGGGAGAGCATGAGCGGGATTTTGTGAATAGAAagtccaaacacaccatcaatgtCCAG ATGACATGCGATCACCACTATATGATCACAAGCCTGGATGCAAGGTGGCCAGGGTCAGTCCATGACTCCCGTATATTCAGAGAatcatcactgtctgacagattccaccaag GGCAATTTGATGGAATCCTGCTGGGGGACCGTGGCTACGCATGCATGAAGTTCCTCATCACACCATTTCCTGATCCACAAACAAGGCAACAGAGATCATTTAATCATGCACACAGTGTCACTAGGGCCAGGATCGAAATGACATTTGGCATATTGAAGGCCCGATTCGCCTGCCTGAAGGTCCTTCGGGTCAAGCCAGACAGGGCCTGCCAAACCATAGCAGCATGTGTGGTTCTTCAGAATGTCGCCAcaataaggaaggaaagagtgccCCCTCATgatcctcccccaccccctgataTTACTGATCCAATCACCCTGGATCATCCAACAGGCCGTGCTGTCAGGGATGCCATTACCAACcagtttttccaatga